A region of Flavobacterium indicum GPTSA100-9 = DSM 17447 DNA encodes the following proteins:
- the metH gene encoding methionine synthase gives METDKTINHQPSTINRFLKLSGLEPLIVTPESNFINVGERTNVTGSRKFLRLIKEEKYDEALDIARAQVEGGAQIIDVNMDEGMLDGVFAMTKFLNLIAAEPDIARVPVMIDSSKWEIIEAGLKVIQGKGVVNSISLKEGEAIFIHHAKLIKRYGAAVIVMAFDEVGQADTYERRIEICKRSYDILVNKVGFPAEDIIFDPNIFPVATGMEEHRRNALDFFLATKWIRENLPYANISGGVSNVSFSFRGNDKVREAMHSAFLYHAIKHGMTMGIVNPEMLEIYDEIDPVLLEHVEDVLLDRRDDATERLLELAESYKGDFKTNEKVVQEWRNGSIQERLTYSLVKGLDEFIELDVEEARLQVDKPIEVIENHLMNGMNVVGDLFGSGKMFLPQVVKSARVMKKAVAYLLPFIEASKDGKSSSAGKILMATVKGDVHDIGKNIVSVVLACNNFEIIDLGVMVPPEKIIETAVKENVDVIGLSGLITPSLDEMVYLAKELEKLNIKIPIMIGGATTSRAHTAVKIAPEYQSTVVHVNDASRAVTVASNLLQPDTKASYSSALREEYSQLREGYLNRSREKNFLSLEEARKNKFKIDWSTYQPSKPNFIGTKKIQIEVKDLVDYIDWTPFFQSWELYGKYPAILTDEVVGEQATHLFADAQHMIAKIIKENWFEAKGILGIFPANSIDDDDILVQPLANNQQPTTFLTLRQQSQKTVGAPNIALADFIAPKESNIQDYIGCFCVSTGFGVDEKAAEFEKELDDYNSILVKALGDRFAEAFAEYLHEKVRKEIWGYAAEENFSNEELIKENYKGIRPAPGYPACPDHLEKPTIWKLLKVEEEIGVKLTESMAMWPAASVSGYYFANPQSKYFGLGKIQKDQLEDYAKRRKINIEQAEKWLSPNLAD, from the coding sequence ATGGAAACTGATAAAACCATCAACCATCAACCATCAACTATCAACCGATTTTTAAAATTATCAGGTTTAGAGCCTTTAATTGTTACACCCGAATCCAATTTTATTAATGTTGGAGAACGAACAAATGTTACAGGTTCAAGAAAATTTCTTCGATTAATTAAAGAAGAAAAATATGATGAAGCATTAGATATTGCTCGTGCTCAAGTAGAAGGCGGAGCGCAAATCATCGATGTTAATATGGATGAAGGTATGTTAGATGGTGTGTTTGCCATGACAAAATTCCTAAATCTTATCGCCGCTGAACCCGATATCGCACGTGTTCCGGTTATGATTGATTCTTCAAAATGGGAAATCATCGAAGCTGGGCTAAAAGTAATTCAAGGGAAAGGAGTCGTAAATTCCATTTCTTTAAAAGAAGGAGAAGCTATTTTTATTCATCATGCTAAATTGATAAAACGTTATGGCGCTGCTGTAATAGTAATGGCCTTTGATGAAGTTGGACAAGCAGATACTTATGAACGTCGTATTGAAATATGTAAACGTTCTTATGATATATTAGTAAATAAAGTAGGTTTTCCTGCTGAGGATATTATTTTCGATCCCAATATTTTTCCAGTCGCTACAGGTATGGAGGAGCATAGAAGAAATGCATTGGATTTCTTTTTGGCTACCAAATGGATTAGAGAAAATCTGCCTTATGCTAATATTAGTGGTGGGGTAAGTAACGTGTCTTTTTCGTTCAGAGGTAATGATAAAGTACGTGAAGCTATGCATTCGGCCTTTTTATATCATGCGATCAAACATGGCATGACGATGGGAATTGTAAATCCTGAAATGTTGGAGATTTATGATGAAATCGACCCTGTTTTATTAGAACATGTTGAAGATGTATTGTTGGATAGGAGAGATGATGCTACAGAACGTTTGTTAGAATTAGCGGAAAGCTATAAAGGTGATTTCAAAACAAATGAAAAAGTGGTGCAAGAATGGCGTAATGGTTCTATTCAAGAGCGTTTGACATATTCTTTGGTTAAGGGGTTAGATGAATTTATAGAGCTCGATGTTGAAGAAGCAAGATTGCAAGTAGACAAACCTATTGAAGTAATTGAGAATCATTTAATGAACGGGATGAATGTCGTAGGCGATTTGTTTGGTTCAGGTAAAATGTTTTTGCCACAAGTAGTAAAGTCAGCTCGTGTAATGAAAAAAGCTGTCGCTTATTTGTTACCATTTATTGAAGCAAGTAAAGACGGTAAATCTTCTAGCGCAGGGAAAATTTTAATGGCGACAGTTAAGGGCGATGTGCATGATATTGGTAAAAATATTGTTTCGGTGGTTTTAGCCTGTAATAATTTTGAAATCATTGATTTAGGAGTGATGGTGCCTCCTGAAAAAATTATTGAAACGGCGGTTAAAGAAAATGTAGATGTAATTGGATTGAGTGGTTTAATTACGCCGTCATTAGATGAAATGGTGTATTTGGCTAAAGAATTGGAAAAATTAAATATCAAAATTCCAATAATGATTGGTGGGGCAACGACATCTAGAGCACATACTGCAGTTAAAATTGCGCCTGAATACCAATCTACTGTTGTGCATGTTAATGATGCTTCTAGAGCAGTAACGGTGGCTAGTAATTTATTACAACCCGATACAAAAGCAAGCTATTCATCGGCTTTAAGAGAAGAATATTCCCAATTGCGTGAAGGCTATTTGAACAGAAGTAGAGAAAAGAATTTTTTATCTCTTGAAGAGGCAAGAAAAAATAAATTTAAAATAGATTGGTCTACTTATCAACCTAGTAAGCCAAATTTTATTGGAACTAAAAAGATTCAAATTGAAGTTAAGGATTTGGTTGATTATATCGATTGGACACCGTTTTTTCAATCTTGGGAATTATACGGAAAATATCCCGCAATTTTAACCGATGAGGTGGTAGGTGAACAAGCCACACATTTGTTTGCAGATGCTCAACATATGATTGCAAAAATTATTAAAGAAAATTGGTTTGAAGCAAAAGGTATATTAGGTATTTTTCCTGCGAATTCTATTGATGATGATGATATACTGGTGCAACCTTTAGCTAACAATCAGCAACCAACAACTTTTTTAACTTTAAGACAGCAATCACAAAAAACAGTTGGTGCACCCAATATTGCTCTGGCTGATTTTATTGCGCCTAAGGAGTCTAATATACAGGATTATATAGGTTGTTTTTGTGTCTCAACCGGATTTGGAGTGGATGAAAAAGCTGCAGAATTTGAAAAAGAATTAGATGATTATAACTCAATTTTAGTAAAGGCGCTTGGCGACCGATTTGCAGAGGCTTTTGCTGAATATTTGCATGAAAAAGTTCGTAAAGAAATTTGGGGGTATGCTGCAGAGGAAAATTTTTCAAACGAAGAATTAATCAAAGAAAATTACAAAGGAATACGACCTGCTCCAGGCTATCCTGCTTGCCCTGATCATTTAGAAAAACCAACGATTTGGAAGCTATTGAAAGTAGAAGAAGAAATAGGTGTAAAACTAACGGAAAGTATGGCAATGTGGCCAGCAGCTTCTGTATCTGGATATTATTTTGCAAACCCTCAAAGTAAATATTTTGGGTTAGGAAAAATCCAAAAAGACCAATTGGAAGACTATGCTAAAAGAAGAAAAATAAATATTGAACAAGCTGAAAAATGGCTTTCACCTAATTTAGCAGATTAA
- the metF gene encoding methylenetetrahydrofolate reductase [NAD(P)H] → MKVTQHIENAKGKTLFSFEILPPLKGQNIQSIFDGIDPLMEFNPPFIDVTYHREEYEFKELANGLLQKKIVKKRPGTVGICAGIQNRYNVDAIPHILCGGFTKEDTENLLIDLDFLGIDNVVALRGDALKTETYFKPEKEGNEYASDLVKQISNLNEGVYLDEDLQNTAQTNFCIGVAAYPEKHMEAPSLDSDIHFLKQKIKNGADYIITQMFFDNKKFFDFVAKVRAAGITVPIIPGLKPIATKKQLNLIPHRFSLEMPDDLIMEVVKAKDNDAVRQIGIEWCIQQSKELVAAGIPVLHYYSMGKSDNIKAIASEVF, encoded by the coding sequence ATGAAAGTAACACAACATATTGAAAATGCAAAAGGAAAGACATTGTTTTCTTTTGAGATATTGCCACCTTTGAAAGGTCAAAATATACAATCCATTTTTGATGGAATCGATCCATTAATGGAATTTAACCCACCTTTTATTGACGTGACATACCATCGGGAGGAATATGAATTTAAAGAGTTAGCTAATGGATTGTTGCAAAAGAAAATTGTAAAAAAGCGTCCCGGAACTGTAGGGATATGTGCGGGTATTCAAAATAGATACAATGTTGATGCTATACCACACATTCTTTGTGGAGGATTTACAAAAGAAGATACGGAGAATCTCTTAATTGATTTGGATTTTTTAGGTATTGATAATGTAGTGGCTTTGCGAGGTGATGCTCTAAAGACTGAAACTTATTTTAAACCTGAAAAAGAAGGTAATGAATATGCTTCAGATTTGGTAAAACAAATCAGTAATCTAAATGAAGGGGTGTATTTGGATGAAGATTTGCAAAATACAGCCCAAACTAATTTTTGCATTGGTGTTGCTGCTTATCCAGAAAAGCATATGGAAGCACCAAGTCTAGATAGTGATATTCATTTCTTAAAACAAAAAATAAAAAATGGTGCGGATTATATTATCACCCAAATGTTTTTTGATAATAAAAAGTTTTTCGATTTTGTTGCTAAAGTTAGAGCTGCTGGAATTACCGTACCAATTATTCCGGGATTAAAACCTATTGCAACCAAAAAGCAGTTGAATTTAATTCCTCATCGCTTTAGTTTAGAAATGCCTGATGATTTGATTATGGAAGTTGTAAAAGCAAAAGATAATGATGCTGTTCGTCAAATTGGCATTGAATGGTGTATTCAACAAAGTAAAGAATTAGTAGCTGCAGGAATTCCTGTTTTGCATTATTATTCAATGGGTAAATCGGATAATATTAAAGCAATAGCTAGTGAGGTTTTTTAA
- a CDS encoding tetratricopeptide repeat protein, protein MKKTTLLLIAFLFFQISFSANDRDEVLTKARTYSENKDYRNAIKTYIKYIKLFSNEAVNLKDIYYEVANCYFLHGKKDMAIKVIRETIYRYGATKEDLENSTVLNKETYQVVWSDIYPDYNFLRKKYINRVGDVDQYVENNIVTPSEKK, encoded by the coding sequence ATGAAAAAAACAACACTACTCCTGATTGCATTTTTATTTTTCCAAATTAGTTTTTCTGCGAATGATAGAGATGAAGTTTTAACAAAAGCAAGAACCTATTCTGAAAACAAAGATTACAGAAATGCAATAAAGACCTATATAAAATATATTAAATTGTTTAGTAACGAAGCTGTAAACTTAAAGGATATTTATTATGAAGTAGCCAATTGTTATTTTTTACATGGAAAAAAAGACATGGCTATTAAAGTTATTAGAGAAACAATTTATAGATACGGCGCAACTAAAGAAGATTTAGAAAACAGCACCGTTTTAAACAAAGAAACGTATCAAGTTGTATGGTCTGATATTTATCCTGATTATAATTTTCTTAGAAAAAAGTACATTAACAGAGTTGGTGATGTGGATCAATATGTAGAAAATAATATTGTTACCCCATCAGAAAAAAAATAG
- a CDS encoding acyloxyacyl hydrolase, with protein MRNFYFYLIALLNCFAVFGQISNNDYNLDFQLFRGNIYKHTPDVAHLATGHPDGFLLSFNRKTNGSKEWHHYFNYPEFGFSLHSMNYNMKYLGTNYAIGAHFNFYFLKRHLLLRISQGIGMTTNPYDKESNNKNNAFGTKVLDNNYFLLQYQKKNLIGPIGIQTGFMLSHFSNGRFKAPNSGLNTYSFNFGLNYNFDKENEFIKSDSLPSKKSFREPIKYNLAFRTGRSEGPVVNLGQRQFYHIGLYADKRIGRKSTLQLGTDVFFSRYLRDYIKYVVVAKPKGQIVKPDVDYKRVGLFVGHELIINKLTIETQVGYYVYKPFKYEIDIYQRLGLKYYLHKNIFTGVGLKSHGARAEGIEVTLGTRL; from the coding sequence ATGAGGAATTTTTATTTTTATTTAATAGCTTTATTAAATTGTTTTGCAGTTTTTGGTCAAATTTCTAATAATGATTACAATTTAGATTTTCAATTATTTAGGGGAAATATATATAAACATACACCTGATGTAGCACATTTGGCCACTGGACATCCAGATGGATTTCTGTTGTCTTTTAATAGGAAAACAAATGGATCCAAAGAATGGCATCACTATTTTAATTACCCGGAATTTGGATTTTCATTGCATTCAATGAATTATAACATGAAGTACTTAGGTACTAATTATGCCATTGGTGCGCATTTTAACTTTTATTTTTTAAAGCGTCATTTGCTATTAAGAATCTCTCAGGGAATTGGAATGACTACGAATCCTTATGATAAGGAATCAAATAATAAAAATAATGCTTTTGGGACTAAAGTCCTCGATAATAATTACTTCTTATTACAATATCAAAAGAAAAATTTAATCGGCCCCATTGGAATTCAAACTGGTTTTATGTTGTCTCATTTTTCGAATGGACGATTTAAAGCACCTAATAGTGGTTTAAATACGTATAGTTTTAACTTTGGGTTGAATTATAATTTTGATAAAGAAAATGAATTTATTAAATCAGACTCTTTACCTAGTAAAAAATCGTTTAGAGAACCTATCAAATACAACCTAGCTTTTCGAACAGGTCGCTCTGAAGGCCCAGTTGTTAATTTGGGGCAAAGACAATTTTATCATATTGGTTTGTATGCTGATAAACGTATTGGTAGAAAAAGTACACTTCAATTAGGAACAGACGTTTTCTTTTCAAGGTATTTACGGGATTATATTAAGTATGTAGTTGTAGCTAAACCAAAGGGACAAATTGTAAAACCAGATGTTGATTATAAGCGAGTTGGTTTGTTTGTTGGGCATGAGTTGATTATTAATAAATTAACTATTGAAACACAAGTTGGGTATTATGTTTATAAGCCCTTTAAGTATGAAATTGACATATACCAACGTTTGGGATTAAAATATTATTTGCATAAAAATATTTTTACAGGTGTTGGTTTGAAATCTCATGGAGCACGTGCTGAAGGAATTGAAGTAACTTTAGGAACTAGATTATGA
- a CDS encoding head GIN domain-containing protein, translating to MKYLLLLTALVMTGCGVSEDCFKNSGSIQNKNLSIADFDKIRVHSGIELVVKQGANYNIRIESGQNIIDNIEVSKEGEFLIVKGNTTCNWTRDYKAATVYVTTPNLIEIHSKTEQDIRSDGILSFPILRLFSLDGSGESGTGDFYLTINNGQTVVESNYIANFYLNGYSNELLLNFYFGDGRFYGENLEVENIKVFHRGSNDMIIKPIQSVTGKIESTGNVILKNNPPIIDVQQLFTGILILN from the coding sequence ATGAAATATTTACTTTTATTGACCGCACTGGTTATGACTGGTTGTGGTGTTTCAGAAGATTGTTTTAAAAATTCTGGATCGATACAAAATAAAAACCTTTCAATTGCTGATTTTGATAAAATTAGAGTTCATTCTGGAATTGAATTAGTTGTTAAACAAGGTGCTAATTATAATATCAGAATTGAATCGGGACAAAACATTATTGATAATATTGAAGTATCTAAAGAAGGAGAATTTTTAATAGTAAAGGGTAATACAACCTGTAATTGGACACGTGATTATAAGGCCGCAACGGTTTATGTTACAACTCCTAATTTAATTGAAATTCATAGTAAAACAGAACAAGATATTCGTTCAGATGGTATTTTATCATTTCCAATTCTCCGCTTATTTTCTTTAGATGGCTCTGGAGAGTCAGGAACTGGTGATTTTTATCTTACTATAAATAATGGGCAAACTGTGGTGGAAAGTAATTATATAGCAAATTTTTATTTAAATGGATATTCAAATGAATTATTATTAAATTTCTATTTTGGAGATGGTCGTTTTTATGGCGAAAATTTAGAAGTTGAAAATATTAAAGTTTTTCATCGTGGATCTAACGATATGATTATAAAACCAATTCAAAGTGTAACTGGTAAAATTGAAAGTACTGGAAATGTAATTTTAAAAAATAATCCACCAATTATTGATGTTCAACAATTGTTTACGGGTATTTTAATTTTGAACTAA
- a CDS encoding TetR family transcriptional regulator C-terminal domain-containing protein: MAKKKITEINKDTVVSFYMDHVLLKGHKPHSVYEFAKINGIEESEFYKYFASFEALEEQFFSDMFHYTLELLNKTAEYENYDAAQKLSCFYFTFFEIATANRSFVVYLLKQEKMPLKNLMKLKQLRKEFLSYVKTVLETPYRIENQKITDIQNRVVHEGAWLQFMSVLKYWIEDTSTSFEKTDVFIEKSVKASFDVVYNVPIESILDFGKFIWKERFGNFNSKK; the protein is encoded by the coding sequence ATGGCAAAGAAAAAAATAACCGAAATAAATAAAGATACTGTGGTGTCTTTTTATATGGATCATGTGCTTTTAAAAGGTCACAAGCCACATTCAGTATATGAGTTTGCTAAGATTAATGGTATTGAAGAATCGGAGTTCTATAAATATTTTGCTTCTTTCGAGGCGTTAGAAGAACAGTTTTTTTCTGATATGTTTCATTATACATTAGAATTATTAAATAAAACGGCTGAATATGAAAATTATGATGCTGCACAAAAATTGTCTTGTTTTTATTTTACATTTTTTGAAATAGCTACTGCCAATAGAAGTTTTGTTGTGTACTTGCTTAAACAAGAAAAAATGCCGCTGAAGAATCTTATGAAGCTAAAACAACTTCGTAAAGAGTTTTTGTCTTATGTTAAAACGGTTTTGGAAACCCCTTATAGAATTGAAAATCAAAAAATAACAGATATTCAAAATCGAGTGGTGCATGAAGGGGCTTGGTTGCAATTCATGTCTGTCCTTAAGTATTGGATAGAAGATACATCAACTAGTTTTGAAAAAACGGATGTGTTTATTGAAAAATCAGTGAAAGCTAGTTTTGATGTGGTGTATAATGTTCCGATTGAAAGTATTCTCGATTTTGGAAAATTTATTTGGAAAGAACGATTTGGAAATTTT